Proteins from a genomic interval of Zingiber officinale cultivar Zhangliang chromosome 1B, Zo_v1.1, whole genome shotgun sequence:
- the LOC121975630 gene encoding SNAP25 homologous protein SNAP33-like codes for MDARQVLLSATNQKTTKPVISSSSPFDSVSDFEVDQSSKPTTSASSRLGFSSGNARYRNEFRDSGGIENQSVQELENYAVYKAEETTNTLNGCLKIAEEMREDASNTLVKLHQQGQQITRTHQAVADIEHDLSRGEKLLGSLGGLFSKTWKPKKTHKIKGPLPVPQDDFHTKSSHLEQKQKLGLATAPPRSEPRHLPSEQASPLEKVEHEKAKQDDVLSDLSNLLGELKSMAIDMGSEIGSQIVALDRMQDDTDEIHERVKGANQRGRRLLGK; via the exons ATGGATGCAAGGCAGGTTCTTCTATCAGCCACCAACCAGAAGACGACAAAACCTGTAATTTCTAGCTCCAGCCCGTTCGATTCTGTTTCTGATTTTGAAGTTGATCAAAGCAGCAAACCTACTACTTCTGCATCCTCGCGTTTGGGATTTTCATCAGGAAATGCCAGATACAGGAATGAATTCCGTGATTCAGGTGGCATTGAGAACCAATCTGTACAAGAACTGGAAAACTATGCTGTATACAAGGCTGAAGAGACTACAAACACCCTAAATGGGTGCCTTAAAATTGCTGAAGAAATGAGAGAAGATGCTTCAAATACTCTtgtaaagttgcatcaacaaggCCAGCAAATTACTAGGACCCACCAAGCTGTTGCAGATATTGAGCACGATCTTAGTAGG GGTGAAAAACTTTTAGGAAGTCTTGGGGGCTTGTTTTCTAAGACGTGGAAGCCAAAGAAAACACACAAAATTAAGGGACCTCTTCCAGTACCCCAAG ATGATTTTCATACTAAGAGTAGCCACCTGGAGCAGAAGCAGAAATTGGGATTAGCTACTGCTCCACCTCGGTCAGAACCTCGGCATCTTCCCTCGGAACAAGCCTCTCCACTTGAGAAAGTCGAG CATGAGAAGGCAAAGCAAGACGATGTGCTTTCTGATTTAAGCAATTTGTTGGGTGAGCTGAAAAGTATGGCTATTGACATGGGTTCTGAGATTGGGAG CCAAATTGTAGCTTTGGACCGCATGCAGGATGATACGGATGAGATACATGAGAGGGTTAAAGGTGCAAACCAGCGAGGCCGTCGATTGCTCGGGAAATGA